The sequence CCTGCAATCTCCCGGAAGTTTGGCGGCACCCGGCGTGAAGTCGGACGGCCCCGGCCGGGGTCAGAACCTCTGGCCGGCCACCGCCTTGAGACCCCGGTGCGCGTCCCCCACTAACTTGTCCAGGTGGAGGGAACGCGCGACAACGAGGAGACCCGCGAGGGTGGCGGACGCCGTGCCGACCAACATATAGAAATCGTGCCAGCGTGCGACCTCCCGAGCGAACGCGTCCACGCTGCTCCTTCGGCCGCGTCGGACCGCTACCCGAACAGCCCCCGCGCAAGCAGATTGAGGCCCGCCAGGAACACGAGCGCGAGCACGATCCGGCTGAACGTCTCCGGGCGGAGCGAGTCTTGGAGTCGCAGCCCGGCCCAGGTGCCAACGGCCATCGGGGCGCACGCCAGCACGGCCGTCCCCATCACCGGTCCTCCGTAGAGCCCGAGCCGAAGATACGATACGAACTGTGCGATGTTCCCGACGAAGAACATCATCGTCATCCAGAACACGAACGGGCGCTTCTCGAGCCGCAGCATGTGGAGATAACTCGCGACCACCGGCGAGAAGATCCCGGTCGAGCCCCCGAGCACCCCTGCGGCAAGACCGACCACGGGCCCCGCCCGATGTCCGGCCGCCGGGGGGATCCGCTGGACCAACCGGAACGCCGTGGCGACGACGTACAGCGCCGATACCGCGCCCACAAGAATCGACAACGTGCGCGGGTTCATGGCGGTGATCAGAAGCGCGCCCGCGACGACGCCCGCGGCCAGGGCGGCGAGCGTGGCGATGAACGGCCGCGCGTCGGTCGGGCCGCCCGGGCCCCGGCCCACCAGCATGAGGTTGCTGAGGAGCGTCGGGAACACCACGAGGGGAATCGCGATGTGCGGGCCGAGCACGATCGAGAGCAGCGGGATGGCGAGGAGCGGAAACCCGAACCCGATCGCGCCCTTGATCGTCGCGGCGACGCACACGATCACGGCGATGACCGCGAGGTGCGTCGCGTCGTACGTCACGTGCCGGTCACGCCGCGGAGGGTCTCCTCGAACTCCGGAAACGACGTCTGGATGCACGCCGGATCGTCGATCGTCACGGGACCGTCCGCGCACAGGCCGGCGACTGCCATCGCCATCGCGATCCGGTGATCGCCGCCGCTCGCAACACGCCCGCCCCGCAGGCGCGCCACGCCCGTGATCGCGAGCCCGTCCGGCCGCGGCTCGACCGCGGCGCCGAGCCGGCCGAGTTCCCGCGCGAGCGCGGCGATGCGGTCGACTTCCTTGACGCGCAGTTCGGCGGCGTCGCGGATCAGCGTCTCACCCTCGGCCAGGCACGCGGCCACGGCGATCACCGGCAGCTCGTCGATCGTGCGCGGGATCAGCGCGCCGCCGATCGTCACGCCGCGGAGGCGCGAGGCCCGCACGGTCACGTCGCCGACTGGCTCCCCGCCCTCGTCGCGCTCTCCCCGCACCCGCACATCGGCGCCCATCAGCCCAAGCACATCGAGCACACCGGTGCGGGTCGGGTTGAGGCCGACATCTTCAACCGTCACCTCCGAACCCGGGACGAGCGCAGCCGCGACCAGCAGGAACGCGGCCGAGGACAGGTCGCCCGGCACGCGCAACGCGGTGCCGCGGAGCGCGGCCGGCCCGCTCATGCGGACCGCGAGTCCGTCACGCCGAACCGGCACGCCGAAGGCGCCGAGCATCCGCTCCGTGTGGTCCCGGCTCTGCGACGGCTCGCGGACCTCGGTCTCGCCATCCGCGAAGAGCCCCGCCAGCAGCACCGCGGATTTGATCTGCGCACTCGCCACCGGCGTCTCGTACGCGATGCCCCGCAGGCCCCCGCCGTCGATCGACAGCGGCGCGAGGCGCCCGCCGCTCCGCCCACTGATCCGCGCGCCCATCCGGCGGAGGGGCGTGGCGACCCGGTCCATCGGGCGGCGTCGAATGCTCGCATCGCCGGTGACGACGCTGTGAAACGGCTGGCCGGCAAGGATCCCGGACAGGAGGCGAATCGTCGTGCCGGAGTTGCCGACATCGAGGAC is a genomic window of bacterium containing:
- a CDS encoding sulfite exporter TauE/SafE family protein: MTYDATHLAVIAVIVCVAATIKGAIGFGFPLLAIPLLSIVLGPHIAIPLVVFPTLLSNLMLVGRGPGGPTDARPFIATLAALAAGVVAGALLITAMNPRTLSILVGAVSALYVVATAFRLVQRIPPAAGHRAGPVVGLAAGVLGGSTGIFSPVVASYLHMLRLEKRPFVFWMTMMFFVGNIAQFVSYLRLGLYGGPVMGTAVLACAPMAVGTWAGLRLQDSLRPETFSRIVLALVFLAGLNLLARGLFG
- the aroA gene encoding 3-phosphoshikimate 1-carboxyvinyltransferase, producing MTPSASLVVTPRSSLRGAVRVPGDKSISHRAALLGGLAAGTTTVDGFLRGDDCLATLACMQAMGVRVDDDGTRLVIHGGALTEPDQVLDVGNSGTTIRLLSGILAGQPFHSVVTGDASIRRRPMDRVATPLRRMGARISGRSGGRLAPLSIDGGGLRGIAYETPVASAQIKSAVLLAGLFADGETEVREPSQSRDHTERMLGAFGVPVRRDGLAVRMSGPAALRGTALRVPGDLSSAAFLLVAAALVPGSEVTVEDVGLNPTRTGVLDVLGLMGADVRVRGERDEGGEPVGDVTVRASRLRGVTIGGALIPRTIDELPVIAVAACLAEGETLIRDAAELRVKEVDRIAALARELGRLGAAVEPRPDGLAITGVARLRGGRVASGGDHRIAMAMAVAGLCADGPVTIDDPACIQTSFPEFEETLRGVTGT